One stretch of Arachis hypogaea cultivar Tifrunner chromosome 20, arahy.Tifrunner.gnm2.J5K5, whole genome shotgun sequence DNA includes these proteins:
- the LOC140173046 gene encoding TOM1-like protein 6, whose product MVKNYGDQVQFQIAERNILDEIIKIVRKKAHMQVRDKILVLLDSWQEAFGGPGGKYPQCYWAYEELKRTGVVFPKRSLDASPIFTPPPTHQASGSMHAGYGMPNGSSKTLDETMATEIETEVKFQFFHYVANRWC is encoded by the exons ATGGTGAAGAATTATGGTGATCAGGTCCAGTTTCAAATTGCTGAGAGGAACATATTGGATGAGATTATCAAAATTGTAAGGAAGAAG GCACATATGCAAGTGAGggataaaattttagtattgcTGGACTCATGGCAAGAGGCATTTGGCGGGCCTGGTGGAAAGTATCCTCAGTGCTATTGGGCATATGAGGAATTGAAG CGAACGGGAGTAGTGTTTCCAAAGCGTTCTTTAGATGCGTCTCCAATATTTACTCCACCTCCTACCCATCAAGCTTCAGGAAGTATGCATGCTGGATATGGGATGCCAAACGGTTCTTCAAAAACACTTGACGAAACAATGGCAACAGAGATAGAAACTGAGgtgaaatttcaattttttcaCTATGTTGCCAACCGCTGGTGCTGA
- the LOC112782917 gene encoding uncharacterized protein, producing MRHVMDLLSDMLQAVNPSDCTAVKDEVIVDLVDRCRTNQKKMMQMLTTTGDEELLGRGLELNDSIQSLLAKHDAIATGNPLPIQRAGSSTPPGEVLPDEANSNFNQTDVRSPSHQTDMKSPSRSPVESISTPKASPPAPLYSQTSGLSDEEEEDEFAQLARRHSKTQWAASMSVTSHVADSSTTVPSNALALPDPPAPVCTGKDQDIIDLLSLTLSLTPSTPQENYTSSATYVEGMHQAANPSTTEGYSNAPQTYPGNKQYNSYVAPWARPQSPSEPQVQSQQQMYQPQSQSCPQSATPPSYESEQSLHNQPPQFQQSQPFQQQNQPPLQTPPSYESEQSLNNRQTEFQQSQPFQQQTQPPLQSQHPQYSASPQYQPSHAHLQPQPQHFQGQVRSPPQPQLQSPPQHFQAPPQQQRFQNQHIQYPGSYPPPPWTSSPQHRVIPTIKTKTIYLLPIRSPILKPTQQGLLHFLRMVLDLLWGQISAKGAQAVLAADNGPLFHLTDYLKI from the exons ATGCGCCATGTTATGGACCTGTTGAGTGACATGCTTCAAGCTGTGAATCCTAGTGACTGTACG GCTGTAAAAGACGAAGTAATTGTTGATCTTGTTGATCGCTGTCGCACCAACCAGAAAAAAATGATGCAGATGCTAACAACAACTGG GGATGAGGAGCTTCTTGGACGAGGCCTTGAACTAAATGATAGTATTCAGAGTTTGCTTGCAAAACATGATGCAATTGCTACAGGGAATCCCCTTCCAATTCAACGTGCAGGTTCCAGCACTCCACCAGGTGAAGTTCTGCCAGATGAAGCTAACTCAAATTTCAATCAAACTGATGTGCGGAGCCCCAGCCATCAGACTGACATGAAGAGCCCAAGCCGCAGTCCCGTAGAGTCTATTTCAACGCCTAAAGCTAGCCCACCAGCCCCTCTCTATTCTCAAACTTCGGGATTGAgtgatgaagaggaagaagatgaatttgCACAGCTAGCTCGAAG ACATTCTAAGACACAGTGGGCGGCGTCAATGAGTGTGACGTCACATGTGGCAGATTCCTCAACTACTGTCCCATCCAATGCATTAGCTCTTCCCGATCCACCTGCACCAGTTTGTACTGGAAAGGATCAGGACATTATTGACTTGCTGAGCCTCACTTTGTCCCTCACACCATCGACTCCACAGGAAAATTATACGTCATCAGCGACCTATGTCGAAGGAATGCATCAAGCAGCCAATCCATCCACAACAGAGGGGTATTCTAATGCTCCCCAAACATATCCTGGGAATAAGCAATACAACAGTTATGTCGCGCCATGGGCTAGGCCTCAATCGCCGTCGGAACCTCAAGTCCAGTCACAGCAACAGATGTATCAACCCCAGTCTCAGTCCTGCCCCCAGTCTGCGACCCCACCCTCGTATGAATCCGAACAATCACTGCATAATCAACCACCTCAGTTTCAGCAATCACAACCGTTCCAACAACAAAATCAGCCACCTTTGCAGACCCCACCCTCGTATGAATCCGAACAATCACTTAATAATCGACAAACTGAGTTCCAGCAATCACAACCATTCCAACAACAAACTCAGCCACCGTTGCAGTCCCAGCATCCTCAATATAGCGCTTCACCACAGTATCAACCCTCACACGCACATTTGCAACCCCAACCCCAACATTTCCAGGGTCAGGTCCGATCCCCACCCCAACCACAGTTACAATCTCCACCACAGCACTTTCAAGCTCCACCACAGCAGCAACGATTTCAAAATCAGCACATTCAGTACCCGGGAAGTTACCCTCCACCACCATGGACCTCAAGCCCTCAACACCGGGTTATCCCAACTATCAAAACCAAAACCATTTATCTCCTACCAATTCGTTCTCCAATCCTCAAGCCAACACAACAGGGCCTTTTACATTTCCTTCGAATGGTGCTGGATCTGCTGTGGGGGCAAATTTCGGCCAAAGGAGCCCAGGCAGTACTGGCAGCGGACAACGGCCCTTTATTCCATCTTACAGACTATTTGAAGATTTGA